A single uncultured Cohaesibacter sp. DNA region contains:
- a CDS encoding ABC transporter substrate-binding protein: MKLSRRTVLALAAATALGSVSAQAADSVKLGYQLPLTGSHAQYGQGFKDAAEIALAKFNASGKIDVPVEIIYEDSRSDAKEGVTIARKFVDDEEIVGVLGDFTSTVSMAAAQVYRKAGMVQLSQTASHPDFAKISKWQFRNITTQDQEGGVNAEWLMSKGVKKVAIIAEQSDWGSVSGQGL; encoded by the coding sequence ATGAAACTATCTCGTAGAACGGTGCTCGCACTTGCTGCAGCAACCGCACTCGGCTCCGTTTCGGCGCAGGCTGCCGACAGCGTGAAACTTGGCTACCAGCTGCCATTGACCGGAAGCCACGCCCAGTATGGTCAGGGCTTCAAGGACGCCGCTGAAATCGCGTTGGCCAAATTCAACGCTTCCGGCAAGATCGATGTTCCGGTAGAGATCATCTACGAAGACTCCCGTTCCGACGCCAAGGAAGGCGTGACGATCGCCCGCAAATTTGTTGACGATGAAGAAATCGTCGGTGTCCTCGGCGACTTCACCTCCACCGTTTCCATGGCTGCCGCTCAGGTCTATCGCAAGGCCGGTATGGTTCAGCTGTCCCAGACTGCGTCTCATCCGGATTTCGCCAAGATCTCCAAATGGCAGTTCCGCAACATCACCACCCAGGATCAGGAAGGTGGCGTGAATGCTGAATGGCTGATGAGCAAGGGCGTCAAGAAGGTCGCCATTATCGCAGAGCAGAGCGACTGGGGGTCAGTCAGTGGTCAAGGGCTTTGA
- a CDS encoding ABC transporter substrate-binding protein, with product MVKGFETPFKAAGGEVVYTEFFNRGLADFRSIITKIADQKPDAVYTGFFYEDGAQFLKQMKQLDVSIPIYSTSAAYNDKLIELAGDASEGMFLTVTFLPNREEPHVQEFVAEWKKTHDLAPGQFPAQAYDAVNIMLDAIAKAYPDLTRESLRDAVAETKDFPGVTGDTSFDENGEPEKSLAKATVKDGAFVEMK from the coding sequence GTGGTCAAGGGCTTTGAAACCCCGTTCAAGGCTGCTGGCGGCGAAGTCGTCTACACCGAATTCTTCAACCGCGGCCTTGCCGACTTCCGCTCGATCATCACCAAGATTGCCGATCAGAAGCCGGACGCCGTTTACACCGGCTTCTTCTACGAAGATGGTGCCCAGTTCCTCAAGCAGATGAAACAGCTTGATGTGTCCATCCCCATCTACTCGACCTCCGCTGCCTATAACGACAAGCTGATCGAGCTGGCTGGTGATGCGTCCGAAGGCATGTTCCTGACCGTGACCTTCCTTCCGAACCGCGAAGAGCCGCACGTTCAGGAATTCGTTGCCGAATGGAAGAAAACCCACGATCTTGCCCCGGGTCAGTTCCCCGCACAGGCTTACGATGCCGTCAATATCATGCTTGATGCCATCGCCAAAGCCTATCCGGATCTCACCCGTGAAAGCCTCCGTGACGCGGTCGCTGAGACCAAGGACTTCCCCGGCGTGACCGGCGACACCTCCTTCGACGAAAACGGCGAACCGGAAAAATCCCTCGCCAAAGCGACCGTCAAGGATGGCGCTTTTGTCGAAATGAAATAA
- a CDS encoding L-2-amino-thiazoline-4-carboxylic acid hydrolase, which yields MSETEKTPEITLEQLSGAYTMRAKFYKHMFDVLRETYDNDTAIDLMSKATFRLGSEMGQKLKPHGPANIEALTEQFLQGIPCKDHLFAPELRKCDKEGMEIQFHTCPLKTSWEADGREGDELEMLCRAAGAIDAGMFGAAGFTFEGETWKPGKTGCCRLIVKPGSEAAAS from the coding sequence ATGTCTGAAACCGAAAAGACACCAGAAATCACACTTGAACAGCTTTCCGGTGCCTACACCATGCGCGCTAAATTCTACAAGCACATGTTTGACGTGCTGCGCGAAACCTATGACAACGACACCGCTATCGATTTGATGAGCAAGGCCACCTTCCGTCTCGGCTCCGAAATGGGCCAGAAACTGAAGCCGCATGGTCCGGCCAACATCGAGGCCCTGACCGAACAGTTCCTGCAAGGCATTCCGTGCAAGGACCATCTCTTCGCCCCCGAGCTTCGCAAATGCGACAAGGAAGGCATGGAAATCCAGTTCCACACCTGCCCGCTGAAAACCTCGTGGGAAGCCGATGGCCGCGAAGGCGATGAGCTGGAAATGCTCTGCCGTGCCGCCGGTGCCATCGATGCTGGCATGTTCGGTGCTGCTGGCTTCACCTTTGAAGGCGAAACGTGGAAGCCGGGGAAAACCGGCTGTTGCCGCCTGATTGTGAAACCTGGTTCTGAAGCAGCCGCTTCATAA
- a CDS encoding DeoR/GlpR family DNA-binding transcription regulator: MAKSKKSDSRQDPGRNAEPDEKQPMKAEERRQKILDLVQSQKTVQLDQLAKTLGVSRMTVHRDFDLLESRGLLRKERGGATAESSLLFESNFHYRRQTDETSKEELARAAAELIEPGNAIMLDDSTTTLLMCDHIAQMENITVITNSLAVCERLREASSVRLIVTGGNYSETHQSFSGIICEQALSQLRSDWAFLSASSVIDNRLYHQDQEIVRVKLALMAASERKALLLTSRKFKTRALTHFADLSEFDKVFIDRHLDDATKQRLNHSRIDFDLV; the protein is encoded by the coding sequence ATGGCAAAATCAAAGAAATCTGACAGTCGACAGGATCCGGGCCGAAATGCCGAGCCGGACGAGAAGCAGCCCATGAAGGCTGAAGAGCGACGCCAGAAGATCCTCGATCTGGTGCAGAGCCAGAAGACCGTGCAGCTTGACCAGCTGGCCAAAACGCTCGGGGTCAGCCGCATGACGGTTCATCGGGATTTCGATCTTCTGGAAAGTCGTGGCCTTCTGCGCAAGGAACGGGGCGGAGCGACCGCCGAAAGTTCCCTGCTGTTCGAGAGCAACTTCCACTATAGACGTCAGACGGACGAGACCTCGAAAGAAGAGTTGGCGCGGGCCGCAGCGGAGCTGATCGAGCCGGGCAACGCCATCATGCTTGATGACAGCACGACCACCCTTCTGATGTGCGATCATATCGCGCAAATGGAGAATATCACCGTCATCACCAATTCGCTGGCCGTGTGCGAACGGTTGCGCGAAGCGTCAAGCGTCCGCCTGATCGTGACGGGTGGCAACTATTCCGAGACCCATCAGAGCTTCTCCGGCATCATTTGCGAGCAGGCTCTGAGCCAACTGCGTTCCGACTGGGCGTTTCTGTCCGCCTCCTCTGTCATCGACAATCGCCTGTATCATCAAGATCAGGAGATTGTCCGAGTAAAGCTGGCACTGATGGCCGCATCAGAACGGAAAGCCCTCCTATTGACCTCAAGAAAATTCAAAACGCGCGCCCTCACCCACTTCGCCGACCTGTCTGAATTCGACAAGGTTTTCATCGATCGGCATCTGGATGACGCGACAAAACAGAGACTGAATCACTCACGGATTGATTTCGATCTCGTTTAG
- a CDS encoding ABC transporter ATP-binding protein, producing the protein MSNILEIKNLSLQIGVQSILHDVTVNLAEKGIVSVLGANGVGKTSLMRCISGVYRATGGEILLEGKDISKLKSNDIVAQGIMQAPEGRQIFSNMTVLENLVIGGGPLGKQELDDVLKLFPVLKERLKQQAGSMSGGEQQMLCIGRALMRKPKVLLLDEPSLGLAPRLVGFICELVTKIREEGYAVLLVEQNVKAALRISDRAYVIEHGKIVIEGDAKELANDPRVAEAYLGGHVH; encoded by the coding sequence ATGAGCAACATTCTCGAAATCAAGAATCTGTCTCTGCAGATCGGCGTCCAGAGCATCCTGCACGATGTGACGGTCAATCTGGCCGAAAAGGGCATCGTCTCGGTGCTCGGTGCCAACGGTGTCGGCAAGACGTCCCTGATGCGCTGCATCTCCGGGGTCTATCGGGCTACTGGTGGCGAGATCCTGCTCGAAGGCAAGGATATCTCCAAGCTCAAGAGCAATGATATCGTTGCTCAGGGGATCATGCAGGCACCTGAAGGCCGTCAGATCTTCTCCAACATGACCGTGCTCGAAAATCTGGTCATTGGTGGTGGACCGCTCGGCAAGCAGGAGCTGGATGATGTCCTCAAGTTGTTCCCTGTCCTGAAAGAGCGCCTGAAGCAGCAGGCCGGATCCATGTCCGGTGGCGAGCAGCAGATGCTGTGCATCGGCCGTGCCTTGATGCGCAAGCCTAAGGTGCTTCTGCTCGATGAGCCCTCGCTCGGTCTCGCACCACGCCTTGTCGGCTTCATCTGCGAACTCGTGACCAAGATCCGTGAAGAAGGTTACGCCGTGCTGCTCGTCGAGCAGAATGTCAAGGCTGCCTTGCGCATTTCCGACCGCGCCTATGTCATTGAACATGGCAAGATCGTGATTGAGGGCGACGCCAAGGAACTTGCCAACGATCCTCGCGTCGCAGAAGCCTATCTGGGTGGCCACGTCCACTAG
- a CDS encoding four-carbon acid sugar kinase family protein, translating into MTDTGTKQNLLLSFYGDDFTGSTDALESVTMAGIPAMLFLSPPSPEDLKAYPHIRAVGVAGTSRSQTPEWMDEHLSASFKALKALDAPICHYKTCSTFDSAPRIGNIGRAIEIGHDIFGTGVPVVVGVTRLKRYVVFSNLYAAASVAGDSEAFRIDRHPTMSRHPSTPMTEADLRLHLAQQTTRPIGAFDFRRMLSDDASSAFAELCAENDAVILDTFDDATTTRTGQLLHERSQIAPTFVVGSSGVEYALADYLTKQGVLPLVPPPSHRPAVDRMIAICGSCSPTTSRQIEWAEANGFAVVAVDTVALVEKGEEEEQRIASNLVRLASEHKGVVLHTAKGPDDPQIAATRQALERRGLTSADSSPVMGGGMGRVLKHALKETGLSRAILAGGDSSSHAVSAMGVKNMDVAGPLVPGAPLCRVHSADTAIDGVEISLKGGQVGEDNFFGRVMSGK; encoded by the coding sequence CGGCTCCACCGACGCTCTGGAATCCGTCACCATGGCTGGCATCCCCGCAATGCTGTTCCTGTCTCCTCCCTCGCCGGAGGATCTGAAAGCCTACCCACACATCCGGGCCGTTGGCGTCGCTGGCACCAGCCGCAGCCAGACGCCCGAGTGGATGGATGAGCATCTTTCCGCCAGCTTCAAGGCACTGAAGGCGCTCGACGCCCCCATTTGCCACTACAAGACATGCTCCACCTTTGATTCTGCTCCCCGGATCGGCAACATCGGCCGCGCCATCGAGATCGGGCATGACATCTTTGGTACCGGCGTCCCTGTCGTGGTCGGCGTCACGCGCCTCAAGCGCTATGTGGTCTTTTCCAATCTCTATGCTGCGGCCAGTGTAGCGGGGGACAGCGAGGCTTTCCGCATCGACCGTCATCCGACCATGAGCCGCCACCCCTCCACCCCGATGACCGAAGCGGACCTGCGCCTGCATCTGGCGCAACAGACGACCCGTCCGATCGGGGCATTCGATTTCCGCCGCATGCTCAGCGATGACGCCTCAAGCGCCTTTGCCGAGCTGTGCGCCGAGAATGATGCTGTCATTCTTGATACCTTCGACGATGCCACAACCACCAGAACCGGCCAGTTGCTGCATGAACGCAGCCAGATCGCACCAACCTTCGTTGTCGGCTCGTCAGGGGTCGAATATGCCCTTGCAGACTATCTGACCAAACAGGGTGTCCTGCCCCTCGTTCCTCCTCCGTCTCACCGCCCCGCAGTTGATCGCATGATTGCCATCTGCGGCAGCTGTTCGCCAACAACCAGCCGCCAGATTGAATGGGCGGAAGCAAATGGCTTTGCCGTGGTGGCCGTGGATACGGTCGCACTGGTCGAGAAGGGAGAGGAAGAAGAACAAAGGATTGCGAGCAATCTGGTTCGCCTCGCATCCGAGCACAAGGGCGTCGTCCTGCACACTGCAAAGGGACCGGACGATCCGCAGATCGCCGCAACCCGCCAAGCGCTTGAACGCCGGGGCCTGACCTCGGCCGACAGCTCTCCCGTCATGGGAGGCGGCATGGGCCGCGTGCTCAAGCATGCGCTCAAGGAAACCGGCCTCAGCCGCGCTATCCTTGCCGGTGGCGACAGCTCCAGCCATGCGGTTTCGGCCATGGGTGTCAAGAATATGGACGTCGCAGGCCCCCTGGTGCCGGGCGCCCCACTTTGTCGTGTCCATTCCGCCGATACTGCCATCGACGGCGTTGAGATTTCCCTGAAAGGCGGCCAAGTTGGAGAAGACAACTTCTTCGGACGCGTAATGAGCGGGAAATAG
- a CDS encoding branched-chain amino acid ABC transporter permease, with protein MSKPILIKGLLLAIVFAAIPAALVGFDKGYYYQVVMIAFVFMLLAASLHLVTGVAGLLHLGHASLYGVGAYVAALLGAEYDIGFTIGLPLAGIVSAFIAFLVALPTMRLVFIYFAVATLGIGQMLFLIFQNWVDVTKGPNGVMLFSGIDLFGIEVNSDLGIYYVVAVVVTVSIAIINRLSHSYYGNALRSLREDDQCASAMGINVTVMKIQAFVISAFFAGIAGALWAYTTGYISPNDFNFSQSILVLTMVVVGGLGSLPGVLIGAVLLILLPEVLRSVGDIRNIIVGLVMFSAILFLPKGLFGEINALNFVRRQLGSGWSGDEGQQKGIGWK; from the coding sequence GTGTCTAAGCCTATTCTCATCAAAGGCCTCCTTCTGGCGATTGTCTTTGCGGCCATTCCCGCGGCGCTCGTCGGCTTCGACAAGGGCTATTATTATCAGGTCGTCATGATCGCCTTCGTCTTCATGCTGCTGGCTGCTTCCCTGCATCTGGTAACGGGCGTTGCCGGTCTGTTGCACCTCGGTCATGCCTCCCTTTACGGGGTAGGGGCCTATGTGGCGGCGCTGTTGGGCGCGGAATATGACATCGGCTTCACCATCGGCCTTCCGCTGGCTGGCATCGTGTCTGCCTTCATCGCCTTTCTCGTTGCCCTGCCGACGATGCGCCTCGTGTTCATCTATTTCGCGGTGGCCACCCTCGGCATCGGTCAGATGCTGTTCCTGATCTTCCAGAACTGGGTGGACGTGACCAAGGGCCCGAACGGCGTGATGCTCTTCTCCGGCATTGACCTCTTCGGCATTGAGGTCAACAGCGACCTTGGCATCTACTATGTTGTTGCCGTTGTGGTGACTGTCTCCATCGCGATCATCAACCGCCTCAGCCACTCCTATTATGGCAACGCGCTTCGCTCCCTGCGCGAGGATGATCAGTGCGCGTCGGCCATGGGCATCAACGTCACCGTCATGAAGATCCAGGCCTTCGTCATCTCGGCCTTCTTCGCCGGGATTGCTGGTGCTCTCTGGGCCTACACCACCGGTTATATTTCACCCAATGACTTCAACTTCTCCCAGTCCATTCTGGTGCTGACCATGGTGGTTGTGGGCGGACTTGGTTCCTTGCCCGGCGTTCTGATCGGTGCGGTGCTTCTCATCTTGCTGCCCGAAGTCCTGCGCAGCGTGGGGGACATCCGCAACATCATCGTCGGTCTGGTGATGTTCAGTGCGATCCTGTTCCTGCCGAAGGGTCTCTTCGGCGAGATCAATGCGCTTAACTTCGTGCGCAGACAGTTGGGCTCCGGCTGGTCTGGCGACGAGGGACAGCAGAAAGGGATCGGGTGGAAGTGA
- a CDS encoding FAD-binding oxidoreductase encodes MSTSLPFPPTIWLQTAPERKPAPALKGNVETDTVVIGGGFTGLSAARHLAKAGRDVVLLEAQGAGWGASGRNNGQVIPTLTAAEPDAWVARFGETGKRFAEMIGASAGMLYDAIREEDIVSDADAEQTGWFQPAHSPGRTKLSQKRVEAWSRFGLDVRYLDRKETSDLLGTEHWYGGMLAPSGGHINPLGLARGLAKAAERHGVTIHENTPVLSYEHDGAKWIVKTEGGTVTARALILATNAYTGELVPRLARRLAHSIVPVSSWQMSTEPLSDELRATILPGRQAVSDTRGDLRFFHYDRDNRLITGGAIMGFGDLAKRMANKAANNLADSFPQLAPPKMTHIWNGYLSMNWDRFPRVHSLGPNGWTWIGCNGRGVALGYALGREMARAVDGEDLGGLALPTTEPNPLPFHTIGRAIAPYYLILYKIKDRMEPKL; translated from the coding sequence ATGTCAACTTCTCTTCCCTTTCCCCCCACTATATGGCTGCAAACAGCCCCTGAGCGCAAACCGGCCCCAGCCCTTAAGGGAAATGTCGAAACCGACACCGTCGTCATCGGCGGCGGCTTCACCGGCCTGTCTGCCGCCCGCCATCTGGCAAAGGCCGGACGCGACGTGGTGCTTCTGGAAGCGCAGGGCGCGGGCTGGGGGGCATCGGGTCGCAACAACGGTCAGGTCATCCCGACCCTGACCGCCGCAGAACCCGACGCATGGGTTGCCCGCTTCGGCGAGACCGGCAAGCGCTTTGCCGAAATGATCGGGGCCTCCGCCGGGATGCTCTATGATGCCATCCGTGAAGAAGACATCGTCTCCGATGCCGACGCTGAACAGACCGGCTGGTTCCAGCCTGCCCATTCTCCCGGACGGACCAAACTCAGCCAGAAGCGCGTTGAAGCATGGAGCCGCTTCGGCCTTGACGTGCGCTATCTCGACCGCAAGGAAACCTCCGATCTGCTCGGAACCGAGCACTGGTACGGCGGCATGCTGGCCCCGTCCGGTGGCCACATCAACCCGCTGGGCCTTGCCCGTGGGTTGGCCAAGGCTGCCGAACGCCACGGGGTGACCATCCATGAAAACACCCCGGTGCTGTCCTATGAGCATGACGGGGCCAAATGGATCGTCAAGACCGAGGGCGGCACCGTCACCGCTCGGGCGCTGATCCTTGCCACCAATGCCTACACCGGCGAGCTGGTGCCGCGTCTTGCTCGGCGATTGGCACATTCCATCGTGCCCGTCTCCTCGTGGCAGATGTCAACCGAGCCGCTGTCCGATGAGCTCCGCGCAACCATCCTGCCAGGCCGTCAGGCCGTCTCGGACACTCGTGGCGATCTGCGCTTCTTCCATTATGACCGCGACAACCGCCTGATCACCGGTGGTGCCATCATGGGCTTTGGCGACCTGGCCAAACGCATGGCCAACAAGGCCGCCAACAATCTCGCCGATAGCTTCCCGCAACTGGCGCCGCCCAAGATGACCCATATCTGGAACGGCTATCTCTCCATGAACTGGGATCGTTTCCCGCGTGTTCACAGCCTCGGCCCGAACGGCTGGACCTGGATCGGCTGCAACGGACGCGGGGTTGCCCTCGGCTATGCCCTTGGCCGCGAAATGGCACGCGCCGTCGACGGCGAGGATCTGGGCGGGCTCGCACTGCCGACGACCGAGCCCAACCCGCTACCGTTCCACACCATCGGTCGCGCCATCGCGCCCTACTATCTGATCTTGTACAAGATCAAAGATCGCATGGAGCCCAAACTCTAG
- a CDS encoding M20 aminoacylase family protein, with amino-acid sequence MAIENWVSRDIEALTAFRHDLHENPELLYECNRTAAKVAEALRKAGVDEVVEGLGKTGVVGVIRGKSNASGRMIGLRADMDALPIEEITGAPYASKTPGKMHACGHDGHTTMLLGAAKHLAETRAFDGTVIVIFQPAEEGGAGADAMIKDGMFDRFPCDEVYGMHNMPNLPVGHFTLAPGPSMGAVDMLNIRIKGRGGHAAQPHNTIDPFPALAGIIQAIHGLSARGVDPFDSHVVSLCAVEGGFTHNVIPEQISLIGTVRTLDEGVRDHIEERLRTIITQIAAGHGCIGELDYDRSYPVLVNHPEETRFAAAAAAKVTGEDNVSLDMVPTLGGEDFAFMLNHVPGAMIHIGNGPSAQLHNPAYDFNDEVIGWGASFWAQLVRDRLGAAS; translated from the coding sequence ATGGCGATTGAGAATTGGGTGTCACGCGACATCGAGGCGCTGACCGCATTCCGCCACGACCTGCACGAAAATCCCGAATTGCTCTACGAGTGCAACCGTACCGCTGCCAAGGTGGCCGAGGCCCTGCGCAAGGCCGGTGTCGACGAAGTCGTCGAGGGCCTTGGCAAGACCGGCGTTGTGGGCGTCATTCGTGGCAAATCCAACGCCTCGGGGCGTATGATCGGCCTCAGGGCCGACATGGATGCCTTGCCCATCGAGGAAATCACCGGTGCGCCCTATGCCTCCAAGACGCCGGGCAAGATGCATGCCTGCGGCCACGATGGCCACACCACCATGCTGCTCGGGGCTGCCAAGCATCTGGCCGAGACCCGCGCTTTTGACGGAACGGTGATCGTCATTTTTCAGCCTGCTGAGGAAGGTGGCGCTGGCGCCGATGCGATGATCAAGGATGGCATGTTCGACCGCTTCCCCTGCGACGAGGTCTATGGCATGCACAACATGCCCAATTTGCCGGTCGGTCACTTCACGCTGGCCCCGGGCCCCAGCATGGGCGCGGTGGACATGCTCAACATCCGCATCAAGGGGCGGGGTGGCCATGCGGCCCAGCCGCACAACACGATCGATCCGTTCCCGGCTCTGGCTGGCATCATTCAGGCAATCCACGGCCTCAGCGCCCGCGGGGTTGACCCCTTCGACTCCCATGTTGTCTCCCTCTGCGCCGTCGAAGGTGGCTTCACCCACAATGTGATTCCCGAACAGATCAGCCTTATTGGCACAGTTCGGACACTGGACGAAGGCGTCCGCGACCATATCGAGGAACGCCTCCGGACCATCATCACCCAGATCGCGGCCGGTCATGGCTGTATTGGTGAACTCGACTACGACCGCAGCTATCCGGTGCTGGTCAATCATCCCGAAGAGACCCGTTTTGCTGCTGCAGCTGCTGCCAAGGTGACGGGTGAGGATAACGTCAGCCTCGACATGGTACCGACCCTTGGCGGCGAGGATTTCGCCTTCATGCTCAACCATGTGCCCGGAGCGATGATCCACATCGGCAACGGCCCATCGGCTCAGCTCCACAATCCCGCCTATGACTTCAATGACGAAGTGATCGGCTGGGGCGCATCCTTCTGGGCGCAACTGGTCAGAGACCGCCTCGGAGCGGCTTCCTGA
- a CDS encoding L-2-amino-thiazoline-4-carboxylic acid hydrolase, with the protein MKDLPILERRRIEAMILKHVFDVISERSGREEAEAVIGETCSRSAIEQGKAMAEGLDHAPDLSDFAAILPNWTKEDALQMDVIKTEKESMEFNVTRCRYAEMYREMGVGDIGHLLSCNRDGDFCVGYNPEIELTRTQTIMKGASHCDFRYKMKKG; encoded by the coding sequence ATGAAGGACCTACCCATTCTGGAACGCCGCCGCATCGAGGCGATGATCCTCAAACATGTTTTCGATGTGATCTCGGAGCGCTCAGGCCGCGAAGAGGCCGAGGCCGTGATCGGCGAGACCTGCTCACGCTCTGCCATCGAGCAGGGCAAGGCCATGGCCGAGGGGCTTGACCACGCTCCCGACCTGTCCGACTTCGCCGCCATCCTGCCCAACTGGACCAAGGAAGACGCCCTGCAGATGGACGTCATCAAGACCGAAAAAGAGTCAATGGAATTCAACGTCACCCGCTGTCGCTATGCCGAGATGTATCGCGAAATGGGCGTCGGTGACATTGGCCATCTTCTGTCCTGCAACAGGGACGGGGACTTCTGCGTCGGCTATAACCCGGAGATCGAACTGACCCGGACCCAGACGATCATGAAGGGCGCATCCCATTGTGATTTCCGCTACAAGATGAAGAAAGGATAA
- a CDS encoding branched-chain amino acid ABC transporter permease, with product MDPYILQQLAIGLSLGMIYALIAIGFTLIFGVLNVVNFAHGEVYTIGAYAGLLAITAFAPPIFVVLLIALAAGCVAGIGLERLAFRPFRRFSDEASLKSKAMREATLMSSLAMSIIAREGMELIFGSEFQTINLDYLINQHISIGPVTIVNGDLIIFGVTLVMLIGLQWVLKYTSIGLSIRAVSNNALGAKYCGIDTDRTIVFTFIIGSSMGALAGILVGLYYGAIFPAMGFLPGIKAFVAMVMGGLSSIPGAVICAIILGLSESLATSFMSSVWSDMVAYTFLLLTLIFFPQGLFGARRERV from the coding sequence TTGGATCCGTATATATTGCAGCAATTGGCCATCGGGCTGTCGCTGGGCATGATTTATGCCTTGATCGCCATTGGCTTCACCCTGATTTTCGGTGTGCTGAACGTCGTCAACTTTGCCCATGGCGAAGTCTACACAATCGGTGCCTACGCCGGTCTGTTGGCGATCACTGCCTTTGCGCCGCCGATCTTCGTTGTCCTGCTGATCGCGCTTGCCGCTGGTTGCGTTGCCGGTATCGGCCTTGAGCGTCTCGCCTTCCGCCCCTTCCGGCGCTTCTCGGACGAGGCCTCGCTCAAGTCCAAGGCCATGCGCGAAGCAACCCTGATGTCCTCGCTCGCCATGTCCATCATCGCCCGCGAAGGCATGGAACTGATCTTCGGCTCCGAATTCCAGACCATCAATCTTGACTATCTCATCAACCAGCACATCAGCATTGGCCCGGTGACCATCGTCAACGGTGACCTGATCATCTTCGGTGTGACGCTGGTGATGCTGATCGGTCTTCAGTGGGTCCTCAAATACACCTCGATTGGTCTCTCGATCCGGGCGGTCTCAAACAACGCCCTCGGCGCCAAATATTGCGGCATCGACACCGACCGGACCATCGTCTTCACCTTCATTATCGGCTCGTCGATGGGCGCTCTTGCTGGCATTCTTGTCGGTCTTTATTACGGGGCTATCTTCCCCGCCATGGGCTTCCTTCCGGGCATCAAGGCCTTCGTGGCCATGGTTATGGGTGGCCTGTCGTCCATTCCGGGTGCAGTGATCTGCGCAATCATTCTGGGCCTCTCCGAGAGCCTTGCAACCAGCTTCATGTCTTCGGTCTGGTCGGACATGGTTGCCTACACCTTCCTGCTGCTCACGCTGATTTTCTTCCCGCAAGGTCTCTTCGGAGCGAGGAGGGAACGTGTCTAA